Proteins from a genomic interval of Neodiprion lecontei isolate iyNeoLeco1 chromosome 2, iyNeoLeco1.1, whole genome shotgun sequence:
- the LOC107227185 gene encoding G-protein coupled receptor 52: MEEPSLEALMQAGLIFVVGVAIILSNLLIIATYLNFRGPSEVINYYLLSLASADLLCGLLVVPLSVYPALVRRWVYSDIVCRLIGYLEVTLWAVSVYTFMWISVDRYLAIRKPLRYETVQTKTRCQCWMAFTWISAAMMCCPPLLGFNKAIFDHEAFICMLDWGNMAAYTVTLSILVLGPSVITIVYTYYYIFSMMRKLRSGVPIHDKEYATALSENLSNPSHIMSFVLVMTFWASWAPYAGLKLYAVVNGPPQVPFLNFAVVWFGLTNSFWKAVVLGTLSPQFRLAARVLCLTLCCRHRRLPPELLGLDDDD; encoded by the exons ATGGAGGAGCCCTCGCTGGAGGCTCTCATGCAGGCGGGCCTCATCTTCGTGGTCGGCGTCGCGATCATACTTTCGAATCTACTCATCATCGCCACCTACCTCAACTTCCGCG gCCCCAGCGAGGTGATAAACTACTACTTGCTGTCATTGGCCTCAGCCGATCTGCTCTGCGGATTGCTCGTTGTCCCGCTCTCCGTTTATCCAGCGTTAGTGCGGCGATGGGTCTACAGCGACATCGTGTGCCGGCTAATCGGCTACCTGGAGGTCACGCTCTGGGCAGTCTCGGTCTACACCTTCATGTGGATTTCCGTCGACCGATACCTCGCCATCAG GAAACCACTGAGATACGAGACGGTGCAGACGAAAACGAGGTGCCAATGCTGGATGGCGTTCACTTGGATCAGCGCTGCAATGATGTGCTGCCCGCCTCTGCTCGGCTTCAACAAGGCGATCTTCGACCACGAAGCCTTCATATGCATGCTCGACTGGGGAAACATGGCCGCGTATACCGTGACTCTGTCCATCCTGGTCCTGGGCCCGTCGGTGATCACAATCGTCTACACCTACTACTACATATTCTCAATGATGAGAAAACTGAGATCCGGCGTGCCTATCCACGACAAGGAGTACGCTACAGCGCTGTCCGAAAACCTGAGCAATCCTAGTCACATCATGTCGTTCGTCCTAGTGATGACGTTCTGGGCCTCGTGGGCGCCGTACGCTGGTCTCAAACTCTACGCGGTCGTTAATGGACCACCGCAG GTACCATTCCTGAACTTCGCTGTCGTGTGGTTCGGACTTACCAACAGCTTCTGGAAGGCCGTTGTCCTTGGGACGCTGAGCCCCCAGTTTCGACTCGCCGCTCGGGTCCTCTGTCTAACTCTGTGCTGCCGACACCGAAGACTTCCCCCGGAGCTCCTGGGTCTGGACGACGACGACTAA